One segment of Carya illinoinensis cultivar Pawnee chromosome 1, C.illinoinensisPawnee_v1, whole genome shotgun sequence DNA contains the following:
- the LOC122280516 gene encoding sm-like protein LSM1B: MSWAGPEDVYLSTSLASYLDKKLLVLLRDGRKLLGILRSFDQFANAVLEEACERVIVGELYCDIPLGLYIIRGENVVLIGELDLEREELPPHMTRVSEAEIKRAQKAEREATDLKGSMRKRMEFLDLD, encoded by the exons ATGTCTTGGGCGGGCCCGGAAGATGTCTACCTCTCTACCTCTCTTGCCAGTTATCTTGACa AGAAACTTCTTGTACTGCTGCGAGATGGTCGAAAGCTCTTGGGAATACTTCGTTCTTTTGATCAATTTG CCAACGCTGTCCTTGAGGAAGCATGTGAGAGAGTTATTGTTGGTGAGCTTTATTGTGATATTCCTTTGGGCCTATATATAATCCGTGGAGAGAATGTTGTTTTAATTGGTGAGCTG GACTTAGAGAGAGAGGAACTTCCCCCACATATGACTCGTGTCTCTGAAGCAGAAATTAAAAGG GCACAGAAAGCAGAAAGGGAAGCTACAGATCTTAAAGGTTCCATGAGGAAAAGAATGGAATTCCTTGACCTGGATTGA
- the LOC122280514 gene encoding transmembrane protein 87A-like, whose translation MKRLSCSRTVAGLLYLCFACIGIEASVHEYAGERFATKGNAFVVHAGSEGIYSSVPTPSETNSQTSTNGESYIRFEKVTFRRDKEFANFSSGPVHAIVFEVEDRQTIGGSAYGGQRAVCCSADLAKLGVCSEGEIIHRPSTENPGWPQAVSVSFGVEELAAMLPSKSIQITKTGMYNMYFIHCDPKLKGLVVDGKTVWKNPAGYLPGRMAPLMNFYGFMSFAFLILGIFWFFQYARFWREVLPLQNCITLVITLGMFEMTLWYFEYAEFNETGIRPTGITMWAVTSGSVKRTVARLIILMVAMGYGVVRPTLGGLTSKVVMLGVTFFVATEVLELVENVGAVSDLSGKARLFLVLPVAVLDAFFILWIFTSLSATLNKLQARRMLVKLDIYRKYTNALAVAVIVSVGWICYELYFKSTDIYNEKWQTAWIIPAFWQALSFSLLCVICVLWAPSQSSTRYAYSGDASEEFDKDDTNLTLIKPAPLPSKDVRSVPEARPLQGGNGVPNGDMEEEKTE comes from the exons ATGAAGCGGCTCTCCTGTTCCCGCACGGTTGCTGGTCTGCTTTACCTGTGCTTTGCATGCATTGGAATCGAAGCTTCGGTTCATGAATATGCCGGCGAGAGATTCGCCACTAAAGGCAATGCCTTCGTAGTCCACGCTGGCAGCGAGGGAATCTACTCTTCGGTCCCTACTCCGAGCGAGACCAACAGCCAGACTTCCACCAATGGCGAGTCTTACATACG TTTTGAAAAGGTTACATTTCGGAGAGACAAGGAATTTGCTAACTTCAGCTCGGGTCCAGTCCATGCTATTGTTTTTGAGGTGGAAGATAGACAAACAATTGGGGGTTCAGCCTATGGAGGTCAAAGAGCAGTCTGTTGCTCAGCAGATCTTGCAAAACTTGGTGTATGTTCAGAAGGAGAAATAATCCATCGCCCATCTACGGAGAATCCTGGCTGGCCACAAGCGGTTAGCGTCTCATTTGGTGTAGAGGAACTAGCTGCAATGTTGCCATCAAAGTCAATACAGATAACTAAAACTGGGATGTATAACATGTATTTCATTCATTGCGATCCGAAGCTAAAAGGTTTAGTTGTGGATGGAAAAACGGTATGGAAAAATCCTGCTGGCTACTTACCTGGTCGAATGGCACCACTTATGAATTTCTACGGGTTCATGTCCTTTGCGTTTTTGATACTTGGGATCTTTTGGTTCTTCCAGTATGCAAGATTTTGGAGAGAAGTTCTTCCATTGCAGAACTGTATCACACTAGTCATAACGCTGGGCATGTTTGAGATGACTCTATGGTATTTTGAGTATGCCGAATTCAACGAGACTGGAATCAGGCCAACTGGGATAACCATGTGGGCAGTTACCTCTGGGTCTGTTAAGCGTACGGTAGCACGTTTGATCATTTTAATGGTTGCGATGGGCTATGGTGTTGTGAGACCTACCCTGGGTGGGCTTACATCAAAGGTGGTCATGCTCGGGGTGACCTTCTTTGTGGCAACTGAAGTACTTGAATTGGTAGAAAATGTTGGTGCAGTAAGTGACCTTTCAGGGAAGGCAAGACTCTTTTTGGTTCTTCCTGTGGCAGTCTTGGATGCTTTTTTCATTCTTTGGATATTTACTTCCCTCTCTGCTACATTAAATAAGCTTCAG GCTAGAAGAATGCTGGTTAAACTGGATatatacaggaagtatacaaatgcTTTGGCCGTAGCTGTTATTGTGTCCGTGGGTTGGATATGCTACGAG CTTTACTTCAAATCAACAGATATTTACAATGAGAAGTGGCAGACTGCATGGATCATCCCGGCATTCTGGCAAGCCCTGTCTTTCTCGCTCCTATGTGTGATCTGTGTTCTTTGGGCGCCCTCTCAGAGCTCAACACG ATATGCTTACTCTGGAGATGCAAGCGAAGAGTTTGACAAGGATGATACAAATCTAACTCTCATAAAACCAGCCCCACTTCCTTCAAAGGACGTTCGAAGTGTACCTGAAGCTAGACCGTTGCAAGGTGGCAATGGAGTACCGAACGGTGATATGGAAGAAGAGAAGACCGAGTAA
- the LOC122300764 gene encoding protein DEEPER ROOTING 1-like has product MPAVYFGESVIAKGLWSLRRTDARKELKSHLSALKWTKMEINSGSYLHRLSRHLFSWMQNKLNGKQGNNKQHTASATSKHVKQEPREEFNDWPHGLLAIGTFGNNDLKENLGSQNTDQDNPSSSEEVSDFTPEEVGKLQKELTKLLSRKPNKEIKEVAADLPLDRFLNCPSSLEVDRRLSTALCSDSDDRDEDIDRTISVIIGRCKEICADNKKKAIGKKSISFLLKKMFVCGSGFAPAPSLRDTLQESRMEKLLRVMLHKKMNPQSTSRASSMKRYLEDKQMTKQRNDEETQEKTNDGGKWVKTDSEYIVLEI; this is encoded by the exons ATGCCGGCAGTATATTTTGGCGAATCTGTAATCGCCAAGGGACTCTGGTCTTTGCGACGAACAGATGCTCGCAAGGAGTTGAAATCTCATTTATCAGCGCTAAAATGGACTAAGATGGAAATTAACAGCGGCAGTTACCTGCATCGGCTTTCTCGGCAT CTTTTCAGTTGGATGCAAAATAAGCTTAACGGGAAACAAGGAAACAACAAACAGCATACAGCTTCAGCTACTAGTAAGCAT GTGAAACAAGAGCCACGTGAAGAATTCAATGACTGGCCCCATGGCTTGCTAGCAATTGGAACTTTTGGAAACAACGATTTGAAAGAAAATCTCGGCAGCCAAAATACTGATCAAGATAATCCATCTTCATCTGAGGAAGTATCAGATTTTACTCCAGAAGAAGTTGGAAAGTTACAAAAGGAGTTGACAAAGCTCTTATCACGTAAACCAAATAAGGAGATCAAGGAAGTTGCTGCTGATCTTCCTTTGGATAGATTTCTTAATTGCCCATCAAGCTTGGAGGTTGATCGAAGACTTAGTACTGCACTTTGCAGCGATTCGGATGATAGAGATGAAGATATTGACCGGACAATTAGTGTCATAATTGGTAGGTGTAAAGAAATCTGTGCAGATAATAAAAAGAAAGCGATTGGGAAGAAATCAATTTCCTTCCTTCTCAAGAAGATGTTTGTCTGTGGAAGTGGGTTTGCACCAGCACCCAGTTTGAGGGATACACTTCAAGAGTCAAGAATGGAGAAG CTTTTGAGAGTAATGCTTCACAAGAAGATGAACCCTCAAAGTACTTCTCGGGCATCATCCATGAAGAGATATCTAGAAGACAAACAGATGACAAAGCAGAGAAATGATGAAGAAACTCAGGAAAAGACCAATGATGGAGGCAAATGGGTCAAGACAGATTCTGAAT ATATTGTTCTAGAGATATAG